Within Malus domestica chromosome 04, GDT2T_hap1, the genomic segment tatttgaagtaaataaataatcttagatcatgctaaaATAAACCCCTCATAAACTAATTAAAGCAACAGAATTCACATATAAAATTGGTCTCTAtaaaatttacattaagaatagaaaaAGTAATATTTAATAAGCAATTGactgaatcatattattgctagcccattgtgaggctaagcctaccTCATCCTCCTTagtatcgtttgttaaaaaaaatgaaatcaatTGATAgctaatttaatcatattattatctgcgtgcgaaagactttttttataaccggcattacacacctcttaagatgttttgaacgtgtttaaaaatagagaaaataatatttaataaacaattgattgaatcacattattaccaACCCATTGTGAGGCAAAACCTATCCCctttcccttagtgtagataatatcgtttgttaaaaataaaataaaaaacaatcatttaacaattaatttaatcacattattatttgcgtgcaaaagacattttttataaccggcattacacgcttattaagatgttttgaacgtgtttaaaaatagagaaattgaatcacattattggtaccccattgtgaggtactaattaaaaaaaaacacaaaaaaaataattataaaaaaaaagcactgttaaaatgacgaaaatgcttctgccttatttgatgcattattttgtgatgcattattttgtgatgcctttgaagttttttgtcacCAAAAGCACTATTCACCTTTTgtgttggctttatatataagatGAGTTTACTCTTGCTTTACAAAGAAactgtttagggtttagggtgtgGGGGAGTTCTTTACAGCTGCGAGATATGCTATTGCAGCTTCTTGTGCTGCCTTGGCGGAGGCTTATGCGCTGCTTCGGGGTTGTGAGGTGGGCTCCTTTTGGGGTCTTACATATGTGGTTTTTTAATCTGACTCCTTAGAATCTATTTCATGCCTCACTGGTTCGATGTAGAATGGTTCCTGGGAGGCCTTTCCAACTTTGGTGAGAGTCAAGGAGCTGGGGAAGACTTTTCAGAACtgtcgctggtcttgggttccaagatcAGCCAATGTTGCGGCAGACTCTCTTGCGTCGACAAACAATCAGGATATGTGTGATGTTATCTGGGTCGATTGACCCCCCATCTTCTTTGGTACATGTTCTGAACAATGATGGCTTGCCGTGTCCACATTAATTTGTTTTGACAGGGTAGGGGGCGACGCTTGCTTTGTTGCAGCGTCCTCCTTATTGAAACCCTCTGCTCTGGTTTACTGCTATGTTTGTGTTAGCTTGCCTTGATGTAGGCTTCCGTGTACGTTCTGGCATCTTTGCCCTGGTATTTCATTCCTAGTTtcttccacaaaaaaaaaaaaaaaaaaaaattgttttcatgACTTGAACATGTACCTTTCAATCACAAAGGAAAAGAGCAACATTTCTATTGCACCAAAACTTGTTTTCTTATAAATTACTcgataaattattaaattattaattatttagtATTCCTTGAAGTAATAAAGTTTTCTTAGTATCAAAACCATTCATTTAAAAATATCAAGTTAAAATTGCAATAGGTAATGTGAAAACTAAAATTGCAATTGATAAGAAGAATCCAGATCCTCACCAaatcctctttgtaaggatcTTGGAGATCCGTGAATTGTGTcagttcattgtacatcgtgcagtcaaaaatcattttgtgtttaaaaatagagaaaataatatttaatgaacaactgattgaatcacattattgctagcccattgtaaaGCTAAGCTCACATttttcccttagtgtagataatatcgtttgttaaaaaaaaaatcatttgacaattaatttaattacattattatccgcgtgcgacAGACCTATTTTATAACCAGCATTACAAGcctcttaagatattttgaacatgtttaaaagTAGAAAAATTGAATCACGTTATTACTAACCTATTCTgagatactaattttttttttttaaaaagcacaaaaaattagttattaaaaaaaaaactgttcaAATAACGAAAATGTCTCtaccttatttgatgcattattttggaatgcctttgaagttttttgtcttgggggcatttttgtccaaatatttttgttgaagcttggtgGCACCAaaagcactattcactttttgtgttggctttatatatagaggtattcatcaatttaccccctgaacttgtaaggattgacCAATTTCACTCCTCagctctcataattagtcaattccCCCCTCcactcaactttaattttggccaatttccctcctcaactctcataattaatcaatttgcaccctattgttaatttttttttaattttccatctattcttcCGTTAAAGTAGGTATCCACATGACTGCCTTTGAAAGGCAAAAAAAGTCAATTTGCACTCTACTGTCATTTTCCGTTAAGTAGGTTTCTCAACACCTTACCAGAGGTAGATGAGGCTGAGGGAGGAGGCGACGGGGTGTGGGCAGTTGCAATCAACAAAAGCAGCATATCCAATGGACTAGGCTGCAAACAGCGGACGATGGAGGTGTTGGCGACAGTCACGGGCTCGGCTCGGagaaaagggaagaagaaaagaaagttcgaagaaaaggaagaagatagAAGGTGTAGGGAAAATGACTTCTTTGCCCTTTAAAGGCAGTCATGCGGATACCTACTTAACAgaagaatagatggaaaattaaaaaaattaacagtagggtgcaaattaactaattatgagagttgaggggggaaattgactaattatgagagttgggGGGAAATTGGTCGATCCTTACAAGTTCAAGAGataaattgatgaatacctcttttatatatatatatatatatatatatatataaagatataTAAGATGATGATATCgagaagaggatcctcttctaAGCTCAGGATGAGGATCTCCTGATCACGAAATCCGGGtcgttcaaatttaatccaataGTTGCAATTATGATAACTTTTAGAGGATCCCCTGTTTGGAGCCATTAGATTAAATTTAAATAACCTGGATTTCGTGGTCAGGAGGATCCATATTGATtgattatacaaaaaaaattaaattctaaatgaaaatgaagatatAAAAATTTGGGATATTTCCaatatttctttttctcttaGTCCGACTACTCTAAAACCCCTTTGCGTTCCAAGTTAGGGTTTTTGGATAATCCAATTCAGGAAGAGAAATCGCAGGAACCACGATGATTCCCACCGCAATTAAGCTATCAGGCTCTGCCGCCACTGTCGCTCGAACCGCCAAGCTTGGGCCCTCCATACGATCACCGCTGTTCAGACTAGTCCACGGCGGGATCAACGGCTCAAACGCCAACCCTGTTGCTCTTCAGATGATCAACTACGCCCTCTCTCACGCCAGGTCTCAGAAATCAGGTCCTTTTACAATCCGGTCCTCTCATtttttgaatttccttttttattaatttgtttataaatatgaaattgaaatcatattaatttgaaatttgggttgTGGGAAGTGTAGATGAATCGTATGCGCAAGGTCTGCTTGTACTGGAACAGTGCCTTTCGACTCAGACGAGTGAAGGGCAAGACTCTGCTGGTGATAATTCAAGGGGAATGGTGTTATTGGCCATGTCCACTTTATCATCTGAAAGGTTTCTTTTTAATCTTCTTGgtgtttttctttgatttgcgCACTAGCGATGTTATACTTTAAACTATTTTAAATAGCTGAGAGGGTGATTAGAACTCGGGTGCATAGGGGGCACATCCGCTCTAGCCAAGTTTGCTTGTTTTGGGTGATTAGATAACCTATTTAAGTTATCGGTTTGATGGAATATGAAACTCATATtaatgaaattcaaatttttcagAGGAAATTTTGATGAAGCAATGGAGAAACTGCAAAAGGTTCAAGATTTAACCAGCTCTTCATTTGGTGTAAGGGGTAAggttattttattgttttacattttttctgtatttattttttaaagttttgccTTAATAGACTGATCTATTGACTAATAAACCGTATTGGGTTTCGCTAAAGTTGCGGCCTTGGAGGCTCTTGTCGGACTTCACTTAGAGTTAGAGCAGGTAAGTCGacacaaaagaaaaatgttttctGGTGTTCTTTTATAGCTTGAATATGTACATGATTCTCCCTATATAGGATGATACTTCATCAGTGCTCGCAGATAAATGCTTAGAACTGTTGGTGAAGAATGAGCCTGAATCTAATAGTGGAGATTTTATAAATGCTCGCGCTAGAGCAGTAAAAGGGCTTGTTGAACTTGTCCATGGTAATGCTGCATCAGGTACAGTTGAAAGCTAGCCTTTGGCTATTTATATACATTTGCTTCAACTAGTACACTGCTGAGAGtcaggaaagaaaaagaaatttctGAATTTAGGTTCTGTGCAGCTGAGTCGTTCTTTCAAGGACTTAAGGACAACCGGGCAATCACCGGTGACGTTCATCTTTCAAGTCATGATTGTCATCGCGTCTAAGACATATGAGATGATTAACTGATAGCTATTTTAGGTAGTACTGCTTTATCCTATGGAGAATTCTTGCATGCAACACAGAACTTTTCATTGGCGAAGGATGTCTACCAGAATGTTATTCAAGGGGGTTCAAAGAATGAAGAGCTTGGTAACTCAAATGCATTAGCAGCCTGTAATATGTCAGCAGAGGAAGTTTCCTTAGGGGCCATGTGTGCTTTGGGACAACTTGAGGCTCATTTGGGGTAAGTTCCTGACTACTGTTGAGGCTTgagtctttctctctctctctctctctctctctctctctctctctctctctctctctctttttcctgTTTAGAATGATCGAGAGAATAAATCTTGTTCTTTTAGAAACTTTGCTGATGCGGAGGAGATATTGACTAAGGCTTTAACGATAACAGAGGAACGTTTTGGTGTGTTTCTTTGGCATAACTTTTGTTTCAGAGTGCTGTAGAATTCTCATAATTTTTATCTATTGATATGTTGGCCTCCTTTTGGTTCCTTGATTTTTGTGTAGGTTCTCATCACCCCAGGGTTGGTGTTGTTTTAACCTGCATAGCTCTCATGTTTCGACGTAAAGCAATGCTAGAGCATTCTAGTGCTCTTTTGATTCAAGAGGTTAGAACTTACATATTTCTTTGTCTGCTATATTTCTCAACTTAGGAAGCTTTCATTTTCTTGCTACTATATTCTATGGCTTATTCTTCCCCCTTCCACCccgaaaaataaaaatgacaggGACTTTATAGAAGGGCAATAGAGTTGCTGAAAGCCCCACCATTGGACACAGAAGGTATGTGTTAACTGTGCCATAAATTTCTTCATATGAGAGCGGGTAATAATTGCTTATTGCCCTTTATTGGGTTGTGTAGGTACCGAAGCAAATGTAGATAGAAGTGATATAGTGGCCCTTGCAAGAGGTAATGGCTAAACATCCAAATGTTTCCTCAACATGAGCATACTCAATATTATACCCGAGCAATGACCATTTTTCGAAAATCAGCCTTGATTTGTTAAAACGACTGGGCCTTATTCCATACATGTTAACCAGTTTCCGGTTGCTCAAATCTAAGCAATGTTTCCTGCACCTGACTGGTGTGGCTTATACTGTAAAATGAGTatacattcaagtagaataGGTCTCTGTCTGGATATTTGGAAACCTGTAATGGCCTATATGGCTGCAGCTGTATGACCTGCTGACTTTTTAATCTAAACATTCTAACCAGTTTATCTGCATTGATATAGTTAATTGATTGTGTAGGCGGGTATGCCGAAGTGCTTTGTGTCCAACAGAACCGAAAGGATCAAGGTGAAAAAGCGAAGGGTTGGGCGGAGGCTG encodes:
- the LOC103427584 gene encoding uncharacterized protein; amino-acid sequence: MIPTAIKLSGSAATVARTAKLGPSIRSPLFRLVHGGINGSNANPVALQMINYALSHARSQKSDESYAQGLLVLEQCLSTQTSEGQDSAGDNSRGMVLLAMSTLSSERGNFDEAMEKLQKVQDLTSSSFGVRVAALEALVGLHLELEQDDTSSVLADKCLELLVKNEPESNSGDFINARARAVKGLVELVHGNAASAESFFQGLKDNRAITGSTALSYGEFLHATQNFSLAKDVYQNVIQGGSKNEELGNSNALAACNMSAEEVSLGAMCALGQLEAHLGNFADAEEILTKALTITEERFGSHHPRVGVVLTCIALMFRRKAMLEHSSALLIQEGLYRRAIELLKAPPLDTEGTEANVDRSDIVALARGGYAEVLCVQQNRKDQGEKAKGWAEAAWRNRRMSLAEALDISNTSSAVPIIDARISRVL